A genomic region of Sander lucioperca isolate FBNREF2018 chromosome 6, SLUC_FBN_1.2, whole genome shotgun sequence contains the following coding sequences:
- the LOC116034534 gene encoding golgin subfamily A member 7-like, which yields MRAAAIGKTSTMAETHSLQDLQQPAVSSKVFVQRDYSSGTISKFQTKFPSELESRLDKQQFEETIQTLNNLYAEAEKLGAESYLEGCLACLTAYTIFLCMETHYEKVLKKIARYIKDQNEKIYAPRGLLLTDPIERGLRVVEITIFEDRSIGSGR from the exons ATGCGAGCAGCAGCTATAGGGAAAACGTCCACTATGGCTGAG ACCCACAGTTTACAGGACCTCCAGCAGCCAGCTGTCTCCTCCAAGGTGTTTGTCCAGAGAGACTACAGCTCAGGAACCATCTCCAAGTTCCAGACCAAGTTCCCCTCTGAACTTGAGTCAAGG CTTGATAAGCAGCAGTTTGAGGAAACCATCCAGACTCTAAACAACTTGTACGCAGAGGCAGAGAAACTAGGGGCGGAGTCTTACTTGGAGGGCTGCTTGGCTTGCCTAACTGCATATACAATATTCCTCTGTATGGAGACACACTATGAAAAG GTGTTAAAGAAGATTGCTAGGTACATTAAGGACCAGAATGAGAAGATATATGCTCCCAGGGGCTTGCTGTTGACTGACCCTATAGAGAGAGGCCTCAGAGTT
- the LOC116034418 gene encoding uncharacterized protein LOC116034418, whose protein sequence is MVQTALQLPSEVWNHVFGYLSVADKFSVRTSCKYFKKLVDHGSLWKDWSVVLGFQNGSYNSQFWATLRRRKVTSVVVRSTKAKVWKQLALSLPTLTTVVIDQSSQTSLDCLKDFTNLKRLAIRCSRISLLLDASTVYQPQQLTHLSMCDVTFPTSAMGRFISAVSQFPNLTSLVCHRMGIFEETIWMVHSILTCLRKLKHLSVSIVHTLCAFHNISRPNPSPLGEAGGAPFLSSLELIDCMDHSLPEDAMRLMPGLKRLAVFYKSLHKEMPSPDGCHLKTWLSDLPQLSTLVIVKGPPVKKYVTSIPATLTSLTLCVAGLSLEDMEAVSVQVPNLLHFHIDPWPSHLGAHTAQIPHLFQKLKGLKLRHEHVPERDFLQLHQLLDLEYLEILDMRPQLSELIGKLQALTEYRLQVTTSPHRRDVLSCPCVCQVY, encoded by the coding sequence ATGGTACAGACGGCTCTACAGCTTCCGTCAGAGGTCTGGAACCACGTGTTTGGGTATCTTTCAGTGGCAGACAAGTTTAGCGTCCGGACATCCTGCAAGTATTTCAAAAAACTTGTTGACCACGGTTCTCTTTGGAAAGACTGGTCAGTAGTTCTGGGTTTTCAAAATGGCTCTTACAACAGTCAATTCTGGGCCACTCTTCGCCGCAGAAAAGTCACCAGTGTGGTGGTAAGGAGCACCAAAGCTAAGGTCTGGAAACAGCTTGCCTTGTCCCTTCCTACTCTAACCACAGTGGTAATCGACCAAAGCTCCCAAACAAGCCTCGACTGCTTAAAGGACTTCACAAATTTGAAGCGTCTGGCTATTAGATGCAGTCGCATCTCTCTTTTGCTAGATGCTTCAACAGTGTATCAACCCCAGCAGCTGACTCACCTTAGCATGTGTGATGTTACATTTCCCACTTCGGCCATGGGACGCTTTATTTCTGCTGTCTCACAGTTTCCAAATCTTACATCTCTGGTCTGTCATCGGATGGGAATATTTGAAGAAACAATTTGGATGGTTCACTCCATACTTACCTGTCTGCGTAAGCTGAAACATCTCTCGGTGTCCATTGTGCATACACTGTGCGCCTTTCACAATATTTCCAGACCCAACCCAAGCCCCTTAGGAGAAGCTGGTGGTGCACCATTCTTGTCCAGTTTGGAACTTATTGACTGCATGGATCATTCATTACCAGAAGATGCAATGAGACTGATGCCTGGCCTTAAGAGGCTTGCTGTCTTCTACAAGAGTTTGCATAAGGAGATGCCATCACCTGATGGCTGTCACCTGAAAACATGGCTGAGTGACCTCCCTCAACTGTCAACCTTGGTCATTGTCAAGGGCCCACCTGTTAAGAAGTATGTCACCTCCATTCCAGCCACATTGACCAGTCTCACACTGTGTGTTGCAGGGTTGTCCTTAGAGGACATGGAAGCTGTGTCAGTGCAGGTACCAAATCTCCTGCACTTTCACATAGACCCCTGGCCCTCACATTTGGGAGCTCACACAGCTCAAATCCCACACCTTTTTCAAAAGCTCAAAGGTCTCAAACTTCGCCATGAACATGTACCAGAGAGAGACTTCTTACAGCTTCACCAGCTGCTGGACCTGGAATACTTGGAGATTCTGGATATGCGCCCGCAACTCTCTGAGCTTATAGGCAAGCTCCAAGCTCTCACAGAGTACAGACTTCAGGTCACAACCTCTCCTCACAGGAGAGATGTGTTGTCTTGTCCTTGTGTTTGTCAGGTGTATTGA
- the rplp0 gene encoding 60S acidic ribosomal protein P0 isoform X1, whose translation MPREDRATWKSNYFMKIIQLLDDFPKCFIVGADNVGSKQMQTIRLSLRGKAVVLMGKNTMMRKAIRGHLENNPALEKLLPHIKGNVGFVFTKEDLAEIRDLLLANKVPAAARAGAIAPCDVVVPAQNTGLGPEKTSFFQALGITTKISRGTIEILSDVGLIKTGDKVGASEATLLNMLNISPFSYGLNIQQVYDNGSVYSPEVLDITEACLHARFLEGVRNIASVCLEIGYPTLASVPHTIINGYKRVLAVAVETDYSFPLADKVKAFLADPSAFVAVAAPAAAAETAAAPAAKEEVKEESEESDDDMGFGLFD comes from the exons ATGCCCAGGGAAGACAGGGCCACGTGGAAGTCCAACTATTTTATGAAAATCATC CAACTTCTGGATGACTTTCCAAAATGCTTCATTGTGGGTGCAGACAATGTGGGATCCAAGCAGATGCAGACCATCCGTCTGTCTCTGCGTGGCAAGGCCGTGGTGCTGATGGGCAAGAACACCATGATGCGCAAAGCCATTCGCGGCCACCTGGAGAACAATCCTGCCTTGGAGAA GCTACTGCCTCACATTAAAGGAAATGTGGGCTTTGTCTTCACCAAGGAGGATCTGGCTGAGATCAGGGACCTGCTGCTGGCCAACAAG GTACCTGCAGCTGCCCGTGCTGGTGCCATCGCCCCTTGTGATGTGGTTGTGCCAGCCCAGAACACTGGTCTGGGTCCTGAGAAGACCTCTTTCTTCCAGGCTTTGGGTATCACCACTAAGATCTCCAGGGGAACCATTGAAATCTTG AGTGATGTCGGTTTGATCAAGACTGGCGACAAGGTTGGTGCCAGCGAGGCCACACTCCTCAACATGCTGAACATCTCACCCTTCTCCTACGGACTCAACATCCAGCAGGTGTATGACAATGGCAGTGTTTACAGTCCTGAGGTGCTCGACATCACAGAGGCTTGTCTGCATGCCAGGTTCCTGGAG GGTGTGAGGAACATCGCCAGTGTGTGTCTGGAGATTGGCTACCCCACTTTGGCCTCTGTCCCCCACACAATCATCAATGGCTACAAGAGAGTACTGGCTGTTGCTGTGGAGACGGACTACTCCTTCCCCCTGGCAGACAAG GTCAAGGCCTTCCTGGCTGACCCATCTGCTTTTGTAGCTGTTGCGGCACCTGCAGCAGCTGCTGAGACTGCTGCAGCACCAGCTGCTAAGGAGGAGGTCAAGGAAGAGTCTGAGGAATCCGATGACGACATGGGCTTCGGTCTGTTCGACTAA
- the rplp0 gene encoding 60S acidic ribosomal protein P0 isoform X2 — protein MQTIRLSLRGKAVVLMGKNTMMRKAIRGHLENNPALEKLLPHIKGNVGFVFTKEDLAEIRDLLLANKVPAAARAGAIAPCDVVVPAQNTGLGPEKTSFFQALGITTKISRGTIEILSDVGLIKTGDKVGASEATLLNMLNISPFSYGLNIQQVYDNGSVYSPEVLDITEACLHARFLEGVRNIASVCLEIGYPTLASVPHTIINGYKRVLAVAVETDYSFPLADKVKAFLADPSAFVAVAAPAAAAETAAAPAAKEEVKEESEESDDDMGFGLFD, from the exons ATGCAGACCATCCGTCTGTCTCTGCGTGGCAAGGCCGTGGTGCTGATGGGCAAGAACACCATGATGCGCAAAGCCATTCGCGGCCACCTGGAGAACAATCCTGCCTTGGAGAA GCTACTGCCTCACATTAAAGGAAATGTGGGCTTTGTCTTCACCAAGGAGGATCTGGCTGAGATCAGGGACCTGCTGCTGGCCAACAAG GTACCTGCAGCTGCCCGTGCTGGTGCCATCGCCCCTTGTGATGTGGTTGTGCCAGCCCAGAACACTGGTCTGGGTCCTGAGAAGACCTCTTTCTTCCAGGCTTTGGGTATCACCACTAAGATCTCCAGGGGAACCATTGAAATCTTG AGTGATGTCGGTTTGATCAAGACTGGCGACAAGGTTGGTGCCAGCGAGGCCACACTCCTCAACATGCTGAACATCTCACCCTTCTCCTACGGACTCAACATCCAGCAGGTGTATGACAATGGCAGTGTTTACAGTCCTGAGGTGCTCGACATCACAGAGGCTTGTCTGCATGCCAGGTTCCTGGAG GGTGTGAGGAACATCGCCAGTGTGTGTCTGGAGATTGGCTACCCCACTTTGGCCTCTGTCCCCCACACAATCATCAATGGCTACAAGAGAGTACTGGCTGTTGCTGTGGAGACGGACTACTCCTTCCCCCTGGCAGACAAG GTCAAGGCCTTCCTGGCTGACCCATCTGCTTTTGTAGCTGTTGCGGCACCTGCAGCAGCTGCTGAGACTGCTGCAGCACCAGCTGCTAAGGAGGAGGTCAAGGAAGAGTCTGAGGAATCCGATGACGACATGGGCTTCGGTCTGTTCGACTAA